A single window of Hylaeus volcanicus isolate JK05 chromosome 8, UHH_iyHylVolc1.0_haploid, whole genome shotgun sequence DNA harbors:
- the LOC128881509 gene encoding iduronate 2-sulfatase isoform X1: protein MFLIFYLVISINLCIAQKQNFLLIIIDDLRTSLGCYGDAKAYTPNIDRLARESAIFSQTFVQQALCAPSRNSFLTSRRPDTLKLYDFYSYWRRDVGNFTTLPQHFKNNGYITKSIGKVFHPGISSNYSDDSPYSWTEIPFHPYTERYKDAPVCQPNLRLLPAQNLICPVKISSMPNKTLPDIEILKEAKRFIQDQARSPKPFFLAVGFQKPHIPFKYPKKYLKYHPLHKFEVPTPYKWPKDISSIAYNPWIDLRKRKDIEALNLKFPWEKIPRSFGKLIIQSYYATVTYIDKLIGKLINQLEILSIRQNTTIILTSDHGWSLGEHAVWAKYSNFDVALRVPLIISIPGLILNTKHLRKNNSLEEHFLYSKRKLKNMQSKYGIFDALGKQIIIDSVVELVDLFPTIADLANISIPICSNEKNFPRTETICSEGISLMPLVRAALNEEVTTLTWKKAAFGQYPRPSVEPSINPNSDEPRLKQIKAMGYTLRSNRYRYTAWLPFKPETKAPDWNNVIAEELYDHEKYESEIRNVANSLKYEHIKKELKILLQRGWRSALPEMFKY from the exons ATGTTTCTCATATTTTATCTTgtgatttcaattaatttgtgCATCgcgcaaaaacaaaattttctcttGATAATCATTGACGATTTGAGAACATCTTTGGGGTGTTACGGCGACGCAAAAGCTTATACACCGAATATAGACCGATTAGCTCGGGAGTCTGCCATTTTTTCCCAAACATTTGTTCAG cAAGCTTTATGTGCACCAagtagaaattcatttctaacAAGTAGAAGGCCAGATACGCTCAAACTTTACGACTTTTATAGTTACTGGCGAAGAGATGTTGGCAATTTTACAACATTGCCgcaacattttaaaaataacggaTACATTACTAAATCTATAGGAAAAGTTTTTCATCCAG GAATTAGTTCGAACTATTCCGACGATAGCCCTTACTCGTGGACAGAAATACCTTTTCATCCGTATACAGAAAGATATAAAGATGCTCCAGTTTGTCAACCAAATTTGCGATTACTACCTGCACAAAATCTT ATATGTCCagttaaaatttcatcaatgCCAAATAAAACATTGCCAGACATAGAAATACTTAAAGAAGCTAAACGTTTTATACAAGACCAAGCAAGGAGCCctaaacctttttttttggcAGTTGGGTTTCAAAAACCACACATACCTTTTAAATACCCTAAAAAATATCtaa AATATCATCCGCTACATAAATTTGAGGTACCCACTCCGTATAAATGGCCAAAGGACATTAGTAGCATTGCTTATAATCCATGGATAGatttgagaaaaagaaaagacataGAAGCTTTGAATCTTAAATTTCCATGGGAAAAAATACCAA GATCTTTtggcaaattaattatacaatccTATTATGCAACTGTAACTTATATCGACAAACTAATTGGTAAACTAATAAAtcaattggaaattttatcTATTCGACAAAATACTACTATAATATTAACGTCTGATCATG GATGGTCATTAGGAGAACATGCGGTATGGGCAAAATATAGTAATTTCGACGTTGCGCTAAGAGTACCTCTAATAATATCGATTCCAGGacttatattaaatacaaaacatctaagaaaaaacaattctcTGGAAGAACATTTCCTGTATTCCAAgagaaaactgaaaaatatgcaaagtaAATATGGTATCTTTGATGCACTCGGAAAGCAAATAATTATAGATTCGGTGGTGGAATTAGTTGATCTATTTCCAACCATCGCAGATTTAGCAAACATTTCGATACCTATTTGTTCGAATGAGAAGAATTTTCCTCGTACAGAAACAATTTGTAGCGAAGGAATTTCTCTTATGCCACTTGTAAGAGCTGCTTTAAACGAAGAGGTAACG ACCCTAACATGGAAAAAAGCGGCCTTTGGACAGTATCCAAGACCAAGTGTCGAACCTTCGATAAATCCAAACAGCGATGAACCACGTTTGAAACAGATTAAAGCTATGGGATATACTCTCAGGTCAAATAGATATCGTTATACTGCTTGGCTACCGTTTAAACCTGAAACGAAAGCACCAGATTGGAATAACGTTATAGCAGAGGAATTGTACGATCACGAAAAATATGAGTCTGAAATTCGAAATGTCGCAAATTCGCTAAAATACgaacatataaaaaaagaattaaaaattttgctgCAACGTGGCTGGAGAAGCGCTTTACCTGAAATGTtcaagtattaa
- the LOC128881509 gene encoding iduronate 2-sulfatase isoform X2 — translation MFLIFYLVISINLCIAQKQNFLLIIIDDLRTSLGCYGDAKAYTPNIDRLARESAIFSQTFVQQALCAPSRNSFLTSRRPDTLKLYDFYSYWRRDVGNFTTLPQHFKNNGYITKSIGKVFHPGISSNYSDDSPYSWTEIPFHPYTERYKDAPVCQPNLRLLPAQNLICPVKISSMPNKTLPDIEILKEAKRFIQDQARSPKPFFLAVGFQKPHIPFKYPKKYLKYHPLHKFEVPTPYKWPKDISSIAYNPWIDLRKRKDIEALNLKFPWEKIPRSFGKLIIQSYYATVTYIDKLIGKLINQLEILSIRQNTTIILTSDHGWSLGEHAVWAKYSNFDVALRVPLIISIPGLILNTKHLRKNNSLEEHFLYSKRKLKNMQSKYGIFDALGKQIIIDSVVELVDLFPTIADLANISIPICSNEKNFPRTETICSEGISLMPLVRAALNEETLTWKKAAFGQYPRPSVEPSINPNSDEPRLKQIKAMGYTLRSNRYRYTAWLPFKPETKAPDWNNVIAEELYDHEKYESEIRNVANSLKYEHIKKELKILLQRGWRSALPEMFKY, via the exons ATGTTTCTCATATTTTATCTTgtgatttcaattaatttgtgCATCgcgcaaaaacaaaattttctcttGATAATCATTGACGATTTGAGAACATCTTTGGGGTGTTACGGCGACGCAAAAGCTTATACACCGAATATAGACCGATTAGCTCGGGAGTCTGCCATTTTTTCCCAAACATTTGTTCAG cAAGCTTTATGTGCACCAagtagaaattcatttctaacAAGTAGAAGGCCAGATACGCTCAAACTTTACGACTTTTATAGTTACTGGCGAAGAGATGTTGGCAATTTTACAACATTGCCgcaacattttaaaaataacggaTACATTACTAAATCTATAGGAAAAGTTTTTCATCCAG GAATTAGTTCGAACTATTCCGACGATAGCCCTTACTCGTGGACAGAAATACCTTTTCATCCGTATACAGAAAGATATAAAGATGCTCCAGTTTGTCAACCAAATTTGCGATTACTACCTGCACAAAATCTT ATATGTCCagttaaaatttcatcaatgCCAAATAAAACATTGCCAGACATAGAAATACTTAAAGAAGCTAAACGTTTTATACAAGACCAAGCAAGGAGCCctaaacctttttttttggcAGTTGGGTTTCAAAAACCACACATACCTTTTAAATACCCTAAAAAATATCtaa AATATCATCCGCTACATAAATTTGAGGTACCCACTCCGTATAAATGGCCAAAGGACATTAGTAGCATTGCTTATAATCCATGGATAGatttgagaaaaagaaaagacataGAAGCTTTGAATCTTAAATTTCCATGGGAAAAAATACCAA GATCTTTtggcaaattaattatacaatccTATTATGCAACTGTAACTTATATCGACAAACTAATTGGTAAACTAATAAAtcaattggaaattttatcTATTCGACAAAATACTACTATAATATTAACGTCTGATCATG GATGGTCATTAGGAGAACATGCGGTATGGGCAAAATATAGTAATTTCGACGTTGCGCTAAGAGTACCTCTAATAATATCGATTCCAGGacttatattaaatacaaaacatctaagaaaaaacaattctcTGGAAGAACATTTCCTGTATTCCAAgagaaaactgaaaaatatgcaaagtaAATATGGTATCTTTGATGCACTCGGAAAGCAAATAATTATAGATTCGGTGGTGGAATTAGTTGATCTATTTCCAACCATCGCAGATTTAGCAAACATTTCGATACCTATTTGTTCGAATGAGAAGAATTTTCCTCGTACAGAAACAATTTGTAGCGAAGGAATTTCTCTTATGCCACTTGTAAGAGCTGCTTTAAACGAAGAG ACCCTAACATGGAAAAAAGCGGCCTTTGGACAGTATCCAAGACCAAGTGTCGAACCTTCGATAAATCCAAACAGCGATGAACCACGTTTGAAACAGATTAAAGCTATGGGATATACTCTCAGGTCAAATAGATATCGTTATACTGCTTGGCTACCGTTTAAACCTGAAACGAAAGCACCAGATTGGAATAACGTTATAGCAGAGGAATTGTACGATCACGAAAAATATGAGTCTGAAATTCGAAATGTCGCAAATTCGCTAAAATACgaacatataaaaaaagaattaaaaattttgctgCAACGTGGCTGGAGAAGCGCTTTACCTGAAATGTtcaagtattaa
- the LOC128881510 gene encoding uncharacterized protein LOC128881510, translating into MLARMGQGTDTCTDRPTEVSVIRFVSRNRTIEEIAPKKEIYTCKQRGCGKVFTNQDEYKTHEALEALKIRFICREPGCGEELSDPGSMWRHYQEWHNNETNVFICPYTNCGSLHSTSSNLEEHIESCHRQPPTLPTEPEVICFEDLENAMDEEVVQSTEDCYEKRTSETFAITGHQYDDSNEQSIRRSDIIQQQEKEVPHDRNIPNDNSNKEDYSSTGESLKESDGYPITENLILNTENFLSKYEGNMNKCSELQVEHSQEKSNVVYVNGDITITKNSKNEVCNINSRNQDHRIELDNLERIFRSDHDRDSSKNEENTLETNSNCSDDEEYTPKKQRMSRYKQEIYKCATNGCGRKYKYISHYRHHQDSHKLVANTINSNSSKPIVKLKQGKASTVSFFLCKIPGCGAQVSNVTGLWKHYQDNHANSKLPVVQGTKNNEVFRCKIPGCETEFSTTVMLYKHFSEVHSNGTGNNASTNTKTGNGSSFHYTEMFKDDATSPQVNFKTDFKAKHNINVNDCTKNTDEQRLSSVVKKEIRD; encoded by the exons ATGCTGGCCAGGATGGGCCAGGGTACGGACACCTGCACGGACAGACCTACCGAAGTCAGCGTCATTAGATTTGTATCGAGGAACCGCACCATCGAGGAAATCGCCCCAAAAAAG GAAATATATACTTGCAAACAACGAGGTTGCGGTAAAGTATTCACTAATCAAGATGAATACAAAACACACGAGGCTCTTGAAGCCTTAAAAATTAGGTTTAT CTGTCGGGAACCGGGATGCGGAGAGGAATTGTCAGATCCTGGAAGTATGTGGCGTCATTATCAAGAGTGGCataataacgaaacaaatgtatttatatgtcCGTACACAAACTGTGGATCTTTACATTCAACCAGTAGTAATCTAGAAGAACATATCGAAAGCTGCCACAGACAACCGCCAACACTGCCAACTGAACCAGAAGTAATATGTTTTGAAGACCTTGAAAATGCAATGGACGAAGAAGTCGTACAGAGTACAGAAGATTGCTATGAAAAGAGAACGAGCGAAACATTTGCAATTACGGGACACCAGTACGACGATAGTAACGAGCAAAGTATTCGTAGAAGCGACATTATACAACAACAAGAAAAGGAGGTCCCTCACGATCGGAATATTCCAAACGATAACTCGAACAAGGAAGACTATTCTTCTACTGGCGAATCCTTGAAAGAATCCGATGGATATCCTATAACtgaaaatctaattttaaatacagaaaattttcTATCCAAGTACGAAGGCAATATGAACAAATGTTCAGAACTACAAGTAGAACATTCCCAAGAAAAAAGTAACGTAGTTTACGTGAATGGTGATATTACCATTACAAAGAATTCAAAGAACGAGGtgtgtaatataaattccagGAATCAAGACCACAGAATAGAATTGGATAATCTCGAACGAATCTTCAGAAGCGACCACGATCGCGATTCttcgaaaaatgaagaaaataccTTGGAAACGAATAGTAACTGTTCAGACGACGAAGAGTATACTCCAAAGAAACAACGTATGTCCAGATACAAACAAGAAATCTATAAGTGTGCCACCAACGGCTGTgggagaaaatataaatacatatccCATTATCGTCATCACCAGGACAGTCATAAATTAGTAGctaatacaattaattcaaattctagCAAACCGATAGTCAAACTAAAACAAGGGAAAGCTTCGACTGTCAGTTTTTTCTT ATGCAAGATTCCTGGCTGTGGAGCACAAGTGAGTAATGTGACTGGTCTATGGAAACATTACCAGGACAATCATGCTAATTCAAAACTGCCAGTAGTACAAGGAACTAAAAATAACGAAGTATTTCG ATGCAAAATTCCAGGATGTGAAACAGAGTTCAGTACAACGGTAATGTTATATAAACACTTCAGTGAAGTGCACTCAAATGGTACTGGCAATAATGCTAGCACAAATACAAAGACTGGAAATGGGAGTAGTTTTCATTATACTGAAATGTTCAAAGATGATGCTACCAGCCCGCAAGTAAACTTTAAGACTGACTTTAAGGCAAAgcataatattaatgtaaatgatTGTACGAAAAATACTGATGAACAAAGATTATCGTCAGTcgttaaaaaggaaattcgaGATTGA